Genomic segment of Bacteroidales bacterium:
GGAATTGAAATAATTTTTGCTCTAATGTGATAAATTGTGTTGTTTTTGAGATAAAAATCATTTAATCCATATCTTTGCGAAGATAAGATGGAAAAACATAAAGACAAAAAACGATTAGAGAAACTCAGGTATAAGTACCGCTTAGTTTTGATGAATGAAGATAATTTTGAGCAAAAAATTAGTCTTCGTTTATCGCAACTCAATGTTATAGGTATCGTAAGTGTTTTTTCTTTGTTCTGGATTGGTATTATGATTTACATTTTAGCCTTTACTTCTGTACGTGAGTACATCCCTGGCTATACCGATCCGCATTTAGCCTCTCAGGTTTATAAAATGGAACTTGCTTTAGACTCCTTAGAACACAGATATACGTTACAAAATCGCTATATGTCTAATATTCAGCGTATTTTAAGAGGCGAGGATTTTGGGAATAATGAAAATCAGGGTCAGCCAGAAATTTACGATTATAGTAATATTAAAAATACTACTTCTGTTGAGGACTCTATTTTACGAGCTGAAGTAGAAAGTCAAAGTGCGTATAATCTTTATTTTTACGATGCGCAAGCTGTTGATTATGATCGTAATATTACAGATAAAGGATTAATGGTTTTTTTTAAACCCATTAATGGGATTATTACTAATCATTTTAATGCTGCATTAAAACATTTTGCTATTGATTTGGTTTCTGAGAGAAATGATGCCGTAAAATCAGTTTATGACGGAATAGTGATTTTTTCCGATTGGACAATTAATACGGGATATGTTATTGCTATTCAGCATCCCAATAATTTTATTTCTGTTTATAAACACAATTCTGCCCTTTTAAAGCAGCAAGGCGATATTGTTAAATCGGGCGATCCAATTGCAATTATTGGCGATAGTGGAGAGCAGAGTAGTGGCCCTCATTTACATTTTGAATTATGGGCAAATGGCTCTCCGGTAAATCCTCTTGATTATATTTCTTTTTAAAATATTGATTGCCCGCTTTTTGTTGTGAAGATTTCTAATGCTTTCATTCCACGAGCCGAATTCCCTTTTTTATTTAGTCGCGGACTCCAAACGGCAATTGTATATTTATTAGGTTGAAAAGCGATAATACCACCACCAACACCACTCTTCCCGGGAAGGCCTACTGTAAAAGCAAATTCGCCGGATTCATCATAAAAACCGCACGAAAGCATAATAGCATTTATGCGTTTTACCTGACTTTTACTTAATTGCACCGACGAAAAGTGGAATGAGTTTGTAAGGGACGCATAAGGCGAAATAGCTTGTGCCAATTGTTTGCAGCTCATACTAATTGAACATTGGTGATAATAGAAATCGAGTACATCTTCGCAAGAATTTTGGATATTACCATGAGCTTTAAGCAAATGTACTAAAGAGGCATTATGATGTCCGGTTTCTTTTTCTGATTGTGCCACTTTAGGATCAAAATTTATTGTTTTATCTCCTGTTAAATTGTATACAAAATCAAGAAGTTCTTCTTTAGGATTTTCTAAATGCGACAGTAAAATGTCGGCAATAACTAAAGCACCGGCATTTATAAAAGGATTACGAGGTATCCCATTCTCATATTCAAGCTGAACAATAGAATTAAAAGGGCTACCCGAAGGCTCAACACCAACACGCTTCCATATTTTCTCACCCAAAAGAGAAAACGCCATCGATAAAGTAAAAACTTTTGAAATGCTCTGAATAGAAAAACGCTCTTGGCTATCGCCTAATTCAAAACTATCACCATCTTTCGTCTGGAGAAAAATACCAAATTTATCGGGATTGACATTTGATAATTCAGGAATATAATTAGCTATACTTCCTTTTGAAGCAAAGGCTTGGCTTTCTGTATAAACTTGTTGGAGAATTTGGCTGTAATCCATAATTTTAATTTTGGGCAAAGGTAAATTTTTGTTTTATATCTGCTTAATCAGAAAGAGATTGTATTGGGGAATATTATGTAACTTTACTACAGATATAAATTAGTTAGCACCAATTCTAACTTTAGAATGAAAATAGTACTTAGGAAAACTTTCATTTGGCTAGCAATATTCAGTATCGCAAT
This window contains:
- a CDS encoding M23 family metallopeptidase, coding for MEKHKDKKRLEKLRYKYRLVLMNEDNFEQKISLRLSQLNVIGIVSVFSLFWIGIMIYILAFTSVREYIPGYTDPHLASQVYKMELALDSLEHRYTLQNRYMSNIQRILRGEDFGNNENQGQPEIYDYSNIKNTTSVEDSILRAEVESQSAYNLYFYDAQAVDYDRNITDKGLMVFFKPINGIITNHFNAALKHFAIDLVSERNDAVKSVYDGIVIFSDWTINTGYVIAIQHPNNFISVYKHNSALLKQQGDIVKSGDPIAIIGDSGEQSSGPHLHFELWANGSPVNPLDYISF
- a CDS encoding glutaminase — its product is MDYSQILQQVYTESQAFASKGSIANYIPELSNVNPDKFGIFLQTKDGDSFELGDSQERFSIQSISKVFTLSMAFSLLGEKIWKRVGVEPSGSPFNSIVQLEYENGIPRNPFINAGALVIADILLSHLENPKEELLDFVYNLTGDKTINFDPKVAQSEKETGHHNASLVHLLKAHGNIQNSCEDVLDFYYHQCSISMSCKQLAQAISPYASLTNSFHFSSVQLSKSQVKRINAIMLSCGFYDESGEFAFTVGLPGKSGVGGGIIAFQPNKYTIAVWSPRLNKKGNSARGMKALEIFTTKSGQSIF